The Neorhodopirellula lusitana genome contains a region encoding:
- a CDS encoding glycosyl hydrolase family 98 gives MSPEFGNSLSHVFRSSGIVEQRVGAPVGDRLHSGWPIRLIAGLCLVGTFAMVWGQPANGWAESPTLVTVVTAGGDEVQGTLIEIGQDGATVNMDSGDVQFQADELSLIRFAHPAKQPVPTVVKLMGGSVIWVTSVTWTGDQVTLAPARQARLVVPATDVLSIRFRSGNQATDPVWLGWENEPRRGDRLAVRRNEQALDSIDGTVIGVTPRSVEFQMGGNTIEAPLAKLEGVILSGSSSGNGQSGNNAAKSKSSIRVVDTSGSTFAAQSVSLAAADDSVEIVISGSVKHTVSLSQLSSIEYAGGVLALADAEIADSKFMGEFAGSASVSSRPVDQKREKRIQAWFAPVSTESATSESADLKSSDSRIQMNTPGEISFRVPDDYQRLVVSVRRSEQVDEFLPVDVEVWVDGQRKWNATLSDRQTLGLDLALADARRVTLKALPSQGSASGATADSKRNASDRGLNESLDAAVGLGGKLEWFSGRFLK, from the coding sequence ATGAGCCCCGAATTTGGAAATTCCCTTAGTCATGTGTTTCGGTCGAGCGGAATCGTCGAGCAGCGCGTTGGAGCACCGGTAGGTGACCGTTTGCATTCTGGTTGGCCGATTCGGCTGATCGCGGGGCTTTGCCTTGTCGGCACTTTCGCGATGGTGTGGGGGCAGCCGGCAAATGGATGGGCGGAATCGCCAACCCTGGTGACTGTTGTGACAGCCGGTGGGGACGAAGTTCAAGGAACATTGATCGAGATTGGGCAGGACGGTGCAACGGTCAACATGGACTCCGGTGATGTTCAGTTTCAAGCGGACGAATTGTCTTTGATTCGGTTTGCTCACCCGGCCAAGCAGCCAGTGCCGACCGTGGTCAAACTGATGGGCGGTTCGGTCATTTGGGTTACCAGCGTGACTTGGACGGGGGATCAGGTAACACTCGCGCCCGCTCGCCAAGCTCGCCTTGTTGTGCCGGCAACCGATGTGCTGTCCATTCGTTTTCGATCCGGGAACCAAGCGACCGATCCGGTGTGGTTGGGTTGGGAAAACGAGCCTCGACGCGGAGACCGCTTGGCCGTTCGGCGTAACGAACAGGCTCTCGATTCGATTGATGGAACGGTGATTGGGGTGACCCCGCGATCGGTTGAATTCCAGATGGGCGGGAACACGATCGAAGCTCCGTTGGCGAAGCTGGAAGGCGTGATTTTATCAGGGAGTAGTTCAGGGAACGGTCAATCTGGGAACAATGCGGCGAAGTCGAAGTCGTCGATTCGCGTTGTCGATACATCGGGGTCGACGTTCGCCGCCCAGTCGGTTTCTCTGGCGGCAGCTGATGACTCTGTTGAAATTGTGATCTCAGGCTCCGTTAAGCACACCGTTTCTTTGTCTCAATTGTCCTCGATTGAATACGCCGGCGGTGTCTTGGCGTTAGCGGATGCGGAGATCGCGGATTCCAAATTCATGGGCGAGTTTGCCGGCTCGGCATCGGTTTCTTCGCGGCCGGTGGATCAAAAACGCGAGAAACGAATTCAGGCTTGGTTTGCCCCCGTCTCAACGGAGTCGGCAACGTCGGAATCCGCCGATCTGAAATCGAGTGATTCTCGGATCCAGATGAACACGCCTGGCGAAATCAGTTTCCGCGTGCCCGATGACTACCAACGTTTGGTGGTTTCGGTTCGTCGCAGTGAACAAGTGGATGAGTTCTTGCCGGTCGATGTCGAAGTTTGGGTGGACGGTCAACGAAAGTGGAACGCCACTTTGAGCGATCGCCAAACGCTCGGTCTCGATTTAGCTTTGGCCGATGCCCGGCGTGTCACGTTGAAAGCCTTGCCTTCCCAAGGATCAGCTTCAGGTGCGACAGCCGATAGCAAACGCAATGCGAGCGATCGCGGCTTGAATGAGTCGCTGGATGCGGCGGTCGGTTTAGGCGGTAAATTGGAATGGTTCAGTGGTCGGTTTCTAAAATGA
- a CDS encoding S1C family serine protease has product MMHLKINAPYRLVATLVLGCLTCVAVSPRTAFANDDLIDQVEADRVAAVAKAMPSTVCVFVPGGGGGGSGVLISPDGYALTNFHVSSPAGTYMRCGLSDGNVYDAVIVGIDPVGDLALIQLLGRDDFATAEFVPSRSVRVGDWCFAIGNPFLLATNLQPTVTAGVVSGVQRYQYPSGTLLEYGSCFQTDASINPGNSGGPLYDAKGDLIGVIGRASFEKRGRVNVGVGYAISGDQAQNFLGCLHSGRILDHATLGATVGTDDDGSVRVTNILAFSDAHRRGLRYGDEILEIDGHIVQTANDVQNLLATFPAQWRVPLTFRQDGQLIETVVRLASVHRGSELLEKMKAALPPPPPAPPKPKSPSEDDEQDDDPADPAGEDSADEEDDEPSDQPEDKSKAGPKDAGGEPIPEVAVKRIEQRKGFANYYYNQQQQTRFIDQLRKQFGVLGSKATDAKTADAKSAASAWKLTGKVTTSDSDETLLFEMTIDGANAELKLGGRRLSASTPDEFVQTVDRPSVGALMAGMRSLFRMLDAGPDRYGETYYWGTAPLLGQRPLRDCTVGIHDALETRFYQHPSGRNLEVIEVFADRDADPAELWLDPPNWVTQYGTVDAPDPESTVTSGNQPALPKQIQLRFGLQPMATLDIDSWTSIPSDSKGATDEN; this is encoded by the coding sequence ATGATGCATTTGAAGATCAACGCCCCCTACCGACTTGTCGCCACCTTGGTGCTGGGTTGTTTAACCTGTGTTGCTGTTTCGCCGCGAACCGCGTTTGCGAATGACGACTTAATTGATCAAGTGGAAGCCGATCGCGTTGCCGCGGTGGCTAAAGCGATGCCGTCCACGGTATGCGTTTTTGTGCCCGGCGGGGGCGGTGGTGGTTCAGGCGTGTTGATTTCGCCGGACGGCTACGCGTTGACTAATTTTCACGTCAGCAGTCCGGCCGGAACCTACATGCGATGCGGTCTGAGTGACGGCAACGTTTACGACGCCGTGATCGTGGGGATCGATCCGGTTGGTGATCTGGCTTTGATTCAGTTGCTTGGACGAGATGACTTCGCGACCGCGGAATTTGTACCGAGTCGTTCGGTGCGGGTGGGTGATTGGTGTTTCGCGATCGGCAACCCCTTTCTATTGGCGACCAACCTGCAGCCCACCGTGACGGCGGGTGTGGTTAGCGGCGTGCAGCGGTATCAGTATCCATCGGGAACTTTGCTGGAATACGGCAGCTGTTTCCAGACCGACGCATCGATCAACCCGGGTAACTCCGGTGGCCCACTGTACGATGCCAAAGGTGACTTGATCGGCGTGATCGGTCGGGCTTCATTTGAAAAACGTGGGCGTGTCAACGTCGGTGTTGGCTATGCGATTTCAGGTGACCAGGCCCAGAACTTTTTGGGGTGCTTGCACAGCGGTCGAATCCTGGATCATGCGACGCTGGGGGCCACGGTCGGAACCGATGACGACGGCAGTGTGCGGGTGACCAATATTTTGGCTTTCAGTGACGCCCATCGCCGTGGTTTGCGGTACGGCGACGAGATCCTGGAGATTGACGGGCATATCGTGCAAACCGCCAACGACGTGCAAAACCTATTGGCCACCTTTCCGGCTCAGTGGCGTGTGCCGTTGACGTTTCGCCAGGACGGCCAGTTGATTGAGACGGTTGTGCGACTGGCCAGTGTGCACCGCGGCAGTGAGTTGCTTGAAAAGATGAAAGCGGCGTTGCCTCCGCCACCACCCGCCCCGCCCAAGCCGAAGAGTCCAAGTGAAGACGATGAGCAGGACGACGACCCGGCCGACCCGGCGGGTGAGGATTCCGCGGATGAAGAGGACGATGAGCCGAGCGACCAACCGGAAGATAAGTCCAAGGCAGGGCCCAAGGACGCGGGCGGTGAACCGATTCCCGAAGTTGCCGTGAAGCGAATTGAGCAACGCAAGGGTTTTGCGAACTACTATTACAACCAGCAACAACAAACGCGATTCATCGATCAGTTGCGAAAGCAGTTCGGTGTTTTGGGCTCCAAGGCAACCGATGCAAAGACAGCGGATGCCAAGTCGGCTGCGTCCGCATGGAAACTGACTGGGAAGGTGACCACCAGTGACAGCGATGAAACGTTGTTGTTTGAAATGACGATTGATGGTGCGAACGCGGAATTGAAGTTGGGCGGGCGTCGGTTGTCCGCTTCCACGCCAGACGAGTTTGTGCAGACGGTGGACCGACCTTCGGTGGGAGCATTGATGGCGGGAATGCGATCGCTGTTTCGAATGCTGGATGCAGGGCCGGATCGTTACGGAGAAACTTACTACTGGGGCACTGCACCGTTGTTGGGGCAGCGTCCATTGCGAGATTGCACGGTGGGGATCCATGACGCGCTGGAAACCCGTTTCTATCAACACCCATCGGGGCGAAATCTGGAAGTCATTGAGGTCTTTGCGGACCGTGATGCGGACCCGGCGGAATTGTGGTTGGACCCGCCGAACTGGGTGACGCAGTACGGAACCGTTGACGCGCCGGATCCTGAGAGCACCGTCACGTCCGGCAATCAGCCTGCGTTGCCGAAACAAATTCAATTGCGGTTTGGTTTGCAGCCTATGGCGACGCTGGATATTGATTCTTGGACATCCATTCCGAGTGATTCCAAGGGAGCAACCGATGAAAACTAA
- a CDS encoding S1C family serine protease codes for MKTKVVGRDVMSRLVCCFVGWASLCLFGTTAVAQPSLSKSSELAQQRVVKIYGAGGVGGLDAYQSGMLVSPVGHVATAWSSVLDVEPIVVLGDGRRFESKIVGFEPSLELAVLKLDASDLPYFEVPDQGGQDGGRNQAAQQGPQWGDPVLAVSNLFNIATGDEPASVLQGRIAARSELDARRGTFQTAYRGEVWLLDLVANNPGAAGGALVDLNGQLVGMLGKELRDRKTGVWLNYAIPADVLRGPIGDIIAGRKTVLPATDRPLLSREQSHSTETLGIGLIPDVLEMTPVYVDTIKDESAAQQANLQPDDLILLVNGARVAHQRAFRDQLRRIDRRDDVAFTIQRANDILEVTLRP; via the coding sequence ATGAAAACTAAAGTGGTTGGTAGGGATGTGATGTCTCGGTTGGTTTGTTGTTTTGTTGGTTGGGCCAGCTTGTGTTTGTTTGGTACCACCGCAGTGGCTCAACCGTCGTTGTCCAAATCCAGTGAACTCGCCCAGCAACGCGTTGTGAAGATCTACGGTGCTGGCGGCGTTGGCGGGCTCGATGCCTACCAGAGCGGGATGCTGGTGTCGCCGGTGGGGCACGTGGCGACGGCTTGGAGTAGCGTGTTGGATGTGGAGCCGATTGTCGTGCTGGGCGACGGACGCCGATTCGAAAGCAAAATTGTCGGCTTCGAACCGTCGCTGGAATTGGCAGTGTTGAAATTGGACGCCAGTGATTTGCCGTACTTTGAGGTGCCCGACCAGGGTGGCCAGGACGGAGGCCGAAACCAGGCGGCCCAGCAGGGGCCTCAGTGGGGTGATCCTGTGCTTGCCGTTAGCAATCTATTTAACATCGCGACTGGTGACGAACCGGCCAGTGTGTTGCAGGGGCGGATCGCCGCCCGAAGTGAACTCGATGCGAGACGGGGCACGTTTCAAACGGCCTATCGCGGTGAAGTTTGGCTGTTGGACTTGGTTGCCAATAATCCCGGTGCAGCCGGTGGTGCCTTGGTCGACTTGAACGGTCAGTTGGTGGGGATGTTGGGGAAGGAGCTTCGTGACCGCAAAACCGGCGTCTGGTTGAACTATGCGATTCCCGCTGATGTGCTCCGCGGACCGATCGGTGACATCATCGCGGGCCGAAAAACGGTTTTGCCCGCAACCGACCGACCGCTGCTTTCCCGCGAGCAATCTCACTCGACCGAAACACTGGGGATTGGATTGATTCCCGATGTTTTGGAGATGACTCCTGTTTACGTGGACACGATCAAAGACGAGTCCGCAGCCCAGCAAGCCAATCTGCAACCCGACGATCTTATCTTGTTGGTCAATGGGGCACGCGTTGCACACCAGCGTGCTTTTCGGGACCAATTGCGGCGAATTGATCGTCGTGACGATGTTGCATTCACCATCCAGCGTGCCAACGATATTCTTGAAGTGACACTGCGACCATGA
- a CDS encoding PDZ domain-containing protein codes for MKCSFDSRFSSFLFSSLSFTALSFTAIGKLSVVALTVMMFLVGIGMTPVGGVARGFADEATRAVDYQVAVAERIRRITGDVLASVVSIEVIGVMQSDGEVRLDAPTTGVIVDADGHIIASSWVTQGEAASIIVTTDTGTRFPATVVGRDEHRELVLLKINPKDTVLSPLRLNVEAPTPPVGSTLVAVARYGQSAVPMVSSGVMSASDRLDGTAIQSDVRISPVFYGGPLLDLSGNVAGIVIPAVGENGADDPTAWYDSGIAFAVPSDVIAAKLDRLRQGETIQAGLLGFVIGGADPYAPGTTISTVRKRSPAERAGLKSGDELIEVGGRKVRRRQEVKLALGRFDAGEEVAIRYRRDGDETTVNVTLVETIEPLRPQSIGITLNELKVTSVLEDSPADGVLKVGDVLRSLDEGEIEDAASLRQRLWAADPETEIQFSVARASDNVDAQDKATKPIKLSMTPQSWAGPIGARSVESLPLLAETKTWKHTELRLPDVSNQAVLWHPDTSADANLEAAADESTDQAEDADETAVVDASSPGELDALLVVLLPPSQRDPKQEIEGWQELAQGHNVAVCMIASEDAERWQLAAMDAVTKVTTAAIKQCGVNPNAVAIVSPGILSGDGSSGANASAPADSMVMAVSLSTENVFHGAAFPHWVKPPAIRLRRDAPMRLLRILINKESEEDWPAWTEAIKRIGCPIQTADQVDQASLLDWCRTLRLL; via the coding sequence ATGAAGTGCTCTTTTGATAGCCGGTTTTCGAGTTTCTTGTTCTCGAGTTTATCTTTCACTGCTTTGTCGTTCACTGCGATCGGCAAGTTAAGCGTCGTTGCCTTGACGGTGATGATGTTTCTGGTGGGGATAGGGATGACGCCGGTGGGTGGCGTGGCGCGTGGCTTTGCTGATGAAGCGACTCGGGCGGTGGATTATCAAGTCGCCGTTGCCGAGCGAATCCGCAGGATCACCGGCGATGTTTTGGCCTCGGTGGTCAGCATTGAAGTCATTGGCGTGATGCAGTCCGACGGAGAAGTGCGTTTGGACGCTCCCACGACCGGCGTCATTGTGGATGCGGATGGTCACATCATCGCGTCGTCTTGGGTGACCCAAGGGGAAGCGGCCAGCATTATTGTGACCACTGACACGGGGACTCGCTTTCCGGCCACCGTGGTCGGGCGCGACGAGCATCGTGAGTTGGTGCTATTGAAAATCAATCCTAAGGATACGGTGCTGAGTCCGCTTCGGTTGAATGTGGAAGCACCCACGCCGCCGGTGGGTTCTACCTTGGTTGCTGTCGCTCGGTATGGTCAGTCAGCTGTGCCGATGGTTAGCAGCGGGGTAATGTCGGCATCCGATCGACTCGACGGTACCGCGATTCAGTCCGACGTGCGGATTTCGCCGGTCTTCTATGGCGGTCCCTTGTTGGATCTAAGCGGCAATGTGGCGGGCATCGTGATCCCCGCAGTGGGCGAAAACGGCGCGGATGATCCCACGGCTTGGTATGACTCGGGGATCGCTTTTGCGGTGCCCAGTGATGTGATTGCGGCCAAGTTGGACCGGTTGCGTCAGGGCGAAACGATTCAGGCCGGGTTGTTGGGGTTTGTGATTGGTGGAGCCGATCCCTATGCCCCTGGGACTACGATTTCAACCGTGCGAAAGCGATCACCCGCCGAGCGTGCCGGCTTGAAGTCGGGCGACGAGTTAATCGAAGTGGGCGGCCGAAAGGTCCGGCGGCGGCAAGAAGTGAAGTTGGCGTTGGGACGATTCGATGCGGGTGAAGAAGTTGCGATCCGCTATCGACGCGATGGTGACGAAACGACGGTCAACGTGACGTTGGTGGAAACGATTGAACCGCTGCGTCCACAATCGATTGGGATTACTCTCAATGAGCTCAAAGTGACCTCGGTTCTTGAGGATTCACCGGCCGATGGTGTATTGAAAGTTGGCGATGTCTTGCGTTCCCTCGACGAAGGGGAAATCGAAGATGCAGCAAGTTTGCGACAACGATTGTGGGCAGCCGACCCCGAAACTGAAATTCAGTTTTCAGTTGCCAGGGCGAGTGACAACGTCGACGCTCAGGATAAGGCAACCAAGCCGATTAAGCTTTCAATGACACCGCAGTCTTGGGCCGGTCCAATTGGGGCTCGATCAGTGGAGTCGTTGCCGTTGTTGGCGGAGACGAAAACGTGGAAGCATACTGAATTGCGACTGCCCGACGTGAGTAACCAGGCTGTGCTATGGCATCCGGATACGAGTGCGGATGCAAACCTCGAAGCGGCCGCCGATGAGTCAACTGATCAGGCTGAAGATGCTGATGAAACAGCGGTCGTCGACGCGTCATCACCCGGCGAGCTCGATGCTTTACTGGTGGTCTTGTTGCCACCGTCCCAGCGGGACCCGAAGCAGGAGATCGAAGGTTGGCAAGAGTTGGCACAGGGGCATAATGTCGCCGTTTGCATGATTGCCAGCGAAGACGCCGAACGATGGCAATTGGCGGCAATGGATGCGGTGACCAAGGTGACGACCGCCGCGATCAAGCAGTGTGGTGTCAATCCCAATGCCGTCGCAATTGTTTCGCCAGGAATCTTGTCAGGTGATGGTTCGAGTGGCGCGAATGCGTCCGCGCCGGCCGATTCGATGGTGATGGCGGTTTCGCTTTCGACCGAAAATGTGTTCCACGGTGCGGCGTTCCCGCACTGGGTTAAGCCGCCTGCGATTCGCCTTCGCCGTGACGCGCCGATGCGACTTTTACGGATCCTAATCAACAAAGAATCGGAAGAGGATTGGCCAGCATGGACTGAGGCGATCAAGCGAATTGGTTGCCCGATCCAAACCGCCGATCAAGTCGATCAAGCTAGCTTGCTCGATTGGTGCCGGACGCTGAGGTTGCTGTAG
- a CDS encoding ABC transporter substrate-binding protein, translating into MNRAVFFLGLVTCFVVTGCSSSTSPVEGDSNRTPVSIQLNWYPEVEHGGAYQASADGTYLNADLDVTIRAGGRETPVAPELLRGRSQFAITNADDVVLFRSQGADIVAVLAAMQNHPRCLLVREDSGVKGFEDLAGMTLQCQPGRAFLPFLRTRGYLDGVREVPYFNSIAAMVNDPKIAVQAYSVAEPLLAQQQGLEVRTLMVSDLGWNPYSSVLVTTGDMIRESPELVAKVVQATQTGWVNFLENPEQANSAILLANKHGMTAEALAFGSEQMRDLAYPDWRGSDTDPAAPVPPELQAKLGRMSPERWQTLVEQMSELELFDAGSIDPADCYTNEFLTTESSVAE; encoded by the coding sequence ATGAATCGAGCAGTGTTTTTCCTGGGTCTGGTGACCTGTTTCGTGGTAACCGGGTGCAGTTCATCAACGTCACCCGTCGAGGGGGATTCGAACCGGACGCCGGTTAGCATTCAGTTGAACTGGTATCCTGAAGTCGAACATGGCGGCGCGTACCAAGCGTCGGCCGATGGCACGTACTTGAATGCAGATTTAGACGTCACGATCCGAGCGGGAGGCCGCGAAACGCCAGTCGCACCAGAATTGTTAAGAGGTCGCAGCCAATTCGCGATCACCAACGCGGATGACGTTGTCCTGTTTCGATCTCAAGGTGCCGACATCGTGGCCGTCCTGGCGGCCATGCAAAATCACCCACGGTGCCTGCTGGTCCGTGAAGACAGTGGCGTCAAAGGCTTTGAGGATCTCGCCGGCATGACGCTGCAATGCCAACCCGGCCGAGCATTCCTGCCGTTCTTGCGAACTCGGGGTTACCTGGACGGAGTGCGTGAGGTTCCGTATTTCAATTCGATCGCGGCGATGGTCAACGATCCCAAGATCGCTGTCCAAGCCTACAGTGTCGCCGAGCCGCTGCTGGCTCAACAACAGGGCTTGGAAGTACGCACCTTGATGGTCAGCGACCTGGGCTGGAACCCGTACTCCAGCGTACTGGTCACGACAGGCGACATGATTCGCGAATCACCTGAACTGGTTGCGAAAGTGGTGCAAGCCACCCAGACCGGATGGGTCAACTTCTTGGAGAATCCTGAACAAGCGAACTCCGCTATTCTGCTTGCCAACAAACACGGCATGACCGCCGAAGCACTGGCCTTCGGTAGCGAACAAATGCGTGATCTCGCCTATCCCGACTGGAGAGGTTCGGACACGGATCCGGCCGCACCCGTTCCACCTGAACTTCAAGCCAAATTAGGCCGAATGAGCCCCGAACGCTGGCAAACTTTGGTCGAACAAATGTCAGAACTGGAACTTTTCGACGCCGGATCCATTGACCCCGCGGACTGCTACACCAATGAATTCCTAACGACGGAATCCTCGGTCGCTGAGTAA
- a CDS encoding ABC transporter permease codes for MKSRSREWLPREWLLSGLSAILVAVMGLTLWHYAVQWFELPKILLPTPGQVLEAGIERRAELIAAGSVTLFTAAVSLMVSIVIGGLISLVFSQSTMLRRAFFPYVVFLQTVPIVAIAPLLIIWSGYEFRTAVIATVVICLFPIVNNVTTGLRSAKPEHCDLFRLYGASRWRTLWSLQLPTAVPFLLLGARISSGLAVIGAIVAEFFVSNGASYTGLGALMTAWQGLLQTDALIAALGVSTLLGLILFGAVELFGMLLLSRFHHVD; via the coding sequence ATGAAGTCTCGGTCTCGTGAATGGTTACCCCGTGAATGGTTACTCAGTGGCCTCAGTGCGATTTTGGTCGCGGTGATGGGGCTGACGCTGTGGCACTACGCGGTGCAGTGGTTTGAACTCCCGAAAATCCTGCTCCCCACGCCGGGACAAGTGCTGGAAGCGGGAATCGAACGCCGCGCTGAATTGATTGCCGCAGGCAGCGTCACGCTGTTCACCGCTGCGGTCAGCCTGATGGTGTCGATCGTGATCGGCGGCTTGATTTCACTGGTGTTCAGCCAATCAACAATGTTACGCCGAGCATTCTTTCCCTATGTCGTGTTCTTGCAAACGGTGCCGATCGTCGCGATCGCGCCGCTATTGATCATCTGGAGTGGCTACGAATTCCGAACCGCGGTCATTGCCACCGTGGTGATTTGTCTGTTTCCGATCGTCAACAACGTCACGACGGGCTTGCGATCAGCCAAACCGGAACACTGTGATCTGTTTCGTTTGTATGGTGCATCGCGTTGGCGAACGTTGTGGAGCTTGCAACTTCCCACGGCCGTCCCGTTCCTGTTGCTGGGAGCCCGGATTAGCAGCGGACTGGCAGTGATCGGCGCAATCGTGGCTGAATTCTTTGTCAGTAACGGTGCCAGCTACACGGGACTGGGTGCATTGATGACGGCGTGGCAAGGTTTGCTACAAACGGATGCCCTGATTGCGGCACTCGGTGTCTCCACCTTGCTGGGGCTGATCCTGTTTGGGGCGGTGGAGCTGTTTGGGATGTTATTACTAAGTCGTTTTCATCATGTGGATTAG
- a CDS encoding ABC transporter ATP-binding protein yields MPDSVSIHCREATVRFDDSIDAVSKVTFQIQPGRRFALVGQSGCGKTTLLRVIAGLQDLTSGTLDATTHGSEGRSTSRPRVSFVFQQPALLPWRRSLANVTLPLELAPHHSGAKPLPVVRDELARQALDEVEMSNAANRFPFQLSGGMKMRVSIARALVTQPELLLLDEPFASLDDLLRTQLGDLVTALWRKHCFTMVLVTHNIAEAILLSDQIGVMHQGRLVSVLDNPLNHDAAASNPTTQIDASSANAGGEFDMRRTPEFGEFFGVVSDELRKAATT; encoded by the coding sequence TTGCCTGACTCGGTTTCCATTCACTGCCGCGAAGCCACCGTTCGTTTCGACGACTCGATTGATGCTGTTTCAAAAGTCACGTTTCAAATTCAACCGGGACGGCGATTCGCATTGGTCGGCCAAAGTGGTTGCGGCAAGACAACCCTGCTACGCGTCATCGCTGGATTGCAAGACTTAACCAGCGGCACCCTCGACGCGACCACGCACGGTTCCGAAGGCCGCTCGACCAGTCGGCCTCGCGTCTCGTTCGTATTCCAGCAGCCTGCGTTGTTGCCTTGGCGGCGAAGCCTTGCCAACGTCACGCTGCCCCTGGAACTGGCCCCTCATCATTCCGGCGCGAAACCACTACCGGTCGTTCGCGATGAACTCGCCCGCCAAGCTCTCGACGAAGTGGAGATGAGCAACGCAGCCAACCGGTTTCCATTCCAGCTTTCAGGCGGAATGAAGATGCGGGTCTCGATCGCTCGCGCACTGGTGACGCAGCCCGAACTGTTATTGCTGGATGAACCGTTCGCCTCGCTGGATGACCTGCTACGGACTCAACTGGGCGACTTGGTCACGGCACTTTGGCGCAAACACTGCTTTACGATGGTGCTGGTCACCCACAACATTGCCGAAGCGATTCTATTGAGCGATCAGATCGGCGTGATGCATCAGGGGCGGTTAGTTTCGGTACTGGACAATCCACTGAATCACGATGCAGCGGCCAGCAATCCAACAACGCAAATCGACGCCTCGTCCGCCAATGCAGGCGGCGAATTCGACATGCGCCGCACACCCGAATTCGGAGAGTTCTTTGGTGTCGTCAGCGACGAACTGCGAAAGGCGGCCACGACATGA
- a CDS encoding MBL fold metallo-hydrolase, translating to MTHRVPLEIEFHPMQLHCLGTAGYHPSETRHTSSYFLPESGVALDAGTGMFRLPERIQTSTLDILLSHAHLDHVVGLTFLLGILYQRPVDVVRVWGEEEKLSAVRTHLTSQYLFPVELPVQWCPIDDLSEIELDDCRVTWRQQNHPGGSVAYRIDWHDGKSLVYATDSTGDHDEATLNWMGGVDVLLHECNFHDSQKEWAIKTGHCYLQKVSEIAESVQPKQLLLTHINPVDELTLPADDERFAMPVSIVADHDEITF from the coding sequence TTGACGCATCGCGTTCCGCTGGAAATCGAGTTTCATCCCATGCAACTGCACTGCCTCGGTACCGCCGGCTACCATCCCAGCGAAACCCGTCACACGTCCAGCTATTTCTTGCCGGAATCGGGTGTCGCGTTGGATGCGGGGACGGGCATGTTTCGTTTGCCCGAGCGAATTCAAACTTCGACTCTCGACATCCTGCTCAGTCACGCTCACCTGGATCACGTCGTAGGGCTGACCTTCTTATTGGGGATCTTGTACCAGCGTCCCGTCGACGTGGTGCGAGTTTGGGGCGAGGAAGAAAAGTTGTCGGCGGTGCGAACGCACTTGACCAGCCAGTACTTGTTTCCGGTTGAGCTTCCGGTGCAGTGGTGTCCGATTGACGATCTCAGTGAGATTGAACTGGACGATTGTCGTGTGACCTGGCGTCAACAAAATCATCCGGGCGGTTCGGTCGCGTATCGCATTGACTGGCACGACGGCAAGAGTCTGGTGTATGCCACCGATTCAACCGGCGACCACGACGAAGCCACACTGAACTGGATGGGGGGTGTCGACGTGTTGTTGCACGAGTGCAATTTCCACGATTCCCAAAAGGAGTGGGCGATCAAAACAGGTCACTGTTATTTGCAGAAAGTGTCCGAGATCGCCGAAAGTGTCCAGCCTAAGCAATTGTTGTTAACGCACATCAATCCGGTCGATGAGTTGACACTTCCGGCGGACGATGAGCGTTTCGCGATGCCGGTGTCCATTGTGGCCGATCATGACGAAATCACGTTCTGA